From Halichoerus grypus chromosome 6, mHalGry1.hap1.1, whole genome shotgun sequence, one genomic window encodes:
- the CYP2D6 gene encoding LOW QUALITY PROTEIN: cytochrome P450 2D6 (The sequence of the model RefSeq protein was modified relative to this genomic sequence to represent the inferred CDS: inserted 1 base in 1 codon; substituted 1 base at 1 genomic stop codon), which produces MGLLTGDTPGSLAVAVAIFLLLVDLMHRRRCWAPLRGNLLQMDFQNTLCYFDQLRRGFGNVFGLRLVWTPVVVLSGLDAVREALVSHSEDTADRPPMRVYEPRGFRPPSQGVVLARYPREWREPRRFSVSTVRNFGPGKKSLEQWVTEEASGLCEAFADHAGRAFSPGARADKAVSNVISALTYGRRFEYDDRRVLKLLERLQAGVEEDQGFLREILNSIPVLLHIPGLANKVFSAQKTLMILIDELIQEHRMTRDPTQPPXDLTDAFLDEVEKAKGSPESSFNDENLGMVTSDLFAAGMVSTSATLTWALLLMILHPDVQCRGRSPDSWVLTTVGMPVCPGCVQEELDEVTGRVQGPEMGDQTHMPFTMAVVHEVQRFGDIIPNLSSVLKDEKVWKKAFPFHPEHFLDAQGRFVRQEAFVPFSAGRHICLGEPXARMELFLFFTCLLQRFSFSVPAGQPRPSDHRVFSCLVTPAPSQLCAVPR; this is translated from the exons ATGGGGCTGCTGACTGGGGATACGCCGGGGTCcctggccgtggccgtggccatCTTCCTGCTCCTGGTGGACCTGATGCACAGGCGCAGATGCTGGGCTCCCCTGCGGGGCAACCTGCTGCAGATGGACTTCCAGAACACACTCTGCTACTTTGACCAG CTGCGGCGCGGCTTCGGGAACGTGTTCGGCCTGCGGCTGGTCTGGACGCCCGTGGTCGTGCTCAGCGGCCTGGACGCCGTGCGCGAGGCACTGGTGTCCCACAGCGAGGACACAGCCGACCGGCCGCCTATGCGGGTCTATGAGCCCCGGGGTTTCCGGCCGCCCTCCCAAG gggTGGTCCTGGCGCGCTACCCGCGCGAGTGGCGCGAGCCGCGGCGCTTCTCCGTGTCCACCGTGCGCAACTTCGGCCCGGGCAAGAAGTCACTGGAGCAGTGGGTGACCGAGGAGGCCTCGGGCCTCTGTGAAGCCTTCGCCGACCACGCTG GGCGAGCCTTCAGCCCCGGCGCCCGCGCGGATAAAGCGGTGAGCAACGTGATCTCCGCCCTCACCTACGGGCGCCGCTTCGAGTACGACGACCGGCGCGTCCTCAAGCTGCTGGAACGACTGCAGGCGGGAGTGGAGGAGGACCAGGGCTTCCTGCGCGAG ATCCTGAACTCCATCCCCGTGCTCTTGCACATCCCGGGGCTGGCCAACAAGGTCTTCTCAGCACAGAAGACCCTCATGATCCTAATAGATGAGCTAATACAGGAACACAGGATGACCCGGGACCCAACCCAGCCACCCTGAGACCTGACTGATGCCTTCCTGGATGAGGTGGAAAAG GCCAAGGGGAGCCCCGAGAGCAGCTTCAATGATGAGAACCTGGGCATGGTGACATCTGACCTTTTCGCTGCTGGGATGGTGTCCACCTCAGCCACGCTGACCTGGGCCCTCCTGCTCATGATCCTGCACCCGGACGTGCAGT GCAGAGGTCGGAGCCCAGACTCCTGGGTTCTGACCACTGTGGGGATGCCTGTCTGTCCAGGATGTGTCCAAGAGGAGCTAGATGAGGTGACAGGGCGGGTGCAGGGACCAGAGATGGGGGACCAGACCCACATGCCCTTCACCATGGCCGTGGTCCATGAGGTGCAGCGTTTTGGGGACATCATCCCCAACCTATCGTCAGTGCTGAAGGACGAGAAGGTCTGGAAGAAGGCCTTCCCTTTCCACCCCGAGCACTTCCTGGATGCCCAGGGCCGATTCGTCAGGCAGGAGGCCTTCGTGCCCTTCTCCGCGG GCCGCCACATCTGCCTCGGGGAGC CGGCCCGCATGgagctcttcctcttcttcacctGCCTCCTGCAGCGCTTCAGCTTCTCCGTGCCTGCCGGACAGCCCCGGCCCAGCGACCACAGGGTCTTCTCCTGCCTGGtgaccccagccccctcccagctctgtgCTGTGCCTCGCTAG
- the LOC118539583 gene encoding uncharacterized protein LOC118539583 isoform X2, whose product MDKCYPVTTQRRRVRIGKKQAKAMAPKATGGLSGAAPKEETELRSQQEGEARPPGAEAAGCGPAVKEVAEEEAAGTPGWEENTEVQKEVAVHPSGRTARPPRGADGGRSLSRALGGERGGSPGSQAPRPPRTSPPPPASSLVGRHLRRACSAPACPPGPGEGSSLPGPHRACLPVPCRGLCGGERGAARGRGAPAPEEALAGLASSR is encoded by the exons ATGGATAAGTGCTACCCTGTGACCACTCAG AGACGCAGAGTCAGGATCGGGAAGAAGCAAGCCAAG GCCATGGCCCCCAAGGCGACGGGAGGACTGAGCGGTGCTGCCCCCAAGGAGGAGACTGAGCTCCGGTCTCAGCAGGAGGGGGAGGCGAGGCCCCCAGGGGCGGAAGCTGCCGGCTGCGGCCCCGCTGTGAAGGAGGTGGCTGAGGAAGAGGCGGCAGGGACCCCAGGCTGGGAG GAGAACACGGAGGTCCAAAAGGAGGTGGCAGTGCACCCTTCTGGTAGGACAGCCCGGCCCCCCCGGGGGGCTGACGGAGGGCGCAGCCTCTCTCGGGCCCTgggcggggagcggggagggagCCCAGGTAGCCAGGCGCCCCGTCCTCCCCGAACGTCTCCGCCGCCTCCCGCTTCCTCCCTGGTCGGCAGACACTTGAGGCGAGCTTGCTCGGCGCCGGCCTGTCCCCCCGGCCCTGGGGAAGGGTCCTCCCTGCCGGGGCCCCACAGGGCTTGCCTGCCTGTGCCCTGCAGAGGCCTCTGCGGTGGGGAGCGAGGAGCGGCCCGGGGGCGGGGTGCCCCGGCTCCTGAGGAAGCTCTGGCTGGACTGGCTTCTAGCCGCTGA
- the LOC118539583 gene encoding uncharacterized protein LOC118539583 isoform X1: MVFGLGGQRERLYKPLYVAHLFILAGVVYYYFQGSVGKPARDGEIAEGPSQLIGESLRPVWGPMDKCYPVTTQRRRVRIGKKQAKAMAPKATGGLSGAAPKEETELRSQQEGEARPPGAEAAGCGPAVKEVAEEEAAGTPGWEENTEVQKEVAVHPSGRTARPPRGADGGRSLSRALGGERGGSPGSQAPRPPRTSPPPPASSLVGRHLRRACSAPACPPGPGEGSSLPGPHRACLPVPCRGLCGGERGAARGRGAPAPEEALAGLASSR; this comes from the exons ATGGTGTTTGGACTGGGCGGCCAGAGAGAGAG GCTCTACAAGCCCCTGTATGTAGCACACCTCTTCATTCTTGCAG GCGTGGTGTACTACTATTTTCAGGGCTCTGTGGGGAAGCCAGCCCGTGACGGTGAGATTGCTGAGGGACCCTCACAG CTCATAGGGGAGAGCTTGAGGCCGGTGTGGGGGCCAATGGATAAGTGCTACCCTGTGACCACTCAG AGACGCAGAGTCAGGATCGGGAAGAAGCAAGCCAAG GCCATGGCCCCCAAGGCGACGGGAGGACTGAGCGGTGCTGCCCCCAAGGAGGAGACTGAGCTCCGGTCTCAGCAGGAGGGGGAGGCGAGGCCCCCAGGGGCGGAAGCTGCCGGCTGCGGCCCCGCTGTGAAGGAGGTGGCTGAGGAAGAGGCGGCAGGGACCCCAGGCTGGGAG GAGAACACGGAGGTCCAAAAGGAGGTGGCAGTGCACCCTTCTGGTAGGACAGCCCGGCCCCCCCGGGGGGCTGACGGAGGGCGCAGCCTCTCTCGGGCCCTgggcggggagcggggagggagCCCAGGTAGCCAGGCGCCCCGTCCTCCCCGAACGTCTCCGCCGCCTCCCGCTTCCTCCCTGGTCGGCAGACACTTGAGGCGAGCTTGCTCGGCGCCGGCCTGTCCCCCCGGCCCTGGGGAAGGGTCCTCCCTGCCGGGGCCCCACAGGGCTTGCCTGCCTGTGCCCTGCAGAGGCCTCTGCGGTGGGGAGCGAGGAGCGGCCCGGGGGCGGGGTGCCCCGGCTCCTGAGGAAGCTCTGGCTGGACTGGCTTCTAGCCGCTGA
- the LOC118539583 gene encoding uncharacterized protein LOC118539583 isoform X3: MVFGLGGQRERLYKPLYVAHLFILAGVVYYYFQGSVGKPARDGEIAEGPSQLIGESLRPVWGPMDKCYPVTTQRRRVRIGKKQAKAMAPKATGGLSGAAPKEETELRSQQEGEARPPGAEAAGCGPAVKEVAEEEAAGTPGWEENTEVQKEVAVHPSEASAVGSEERPGGGVPRLLRKLWLDWLLAADVPKAQNHEGPKSQ, from the exons ATGGTGTTTGGACTGGGCGGCCAGAGAGAGAG GCTCTACAAGCCCCTGTATGTAGCACACCTCTTCATTCTTGCAG GCGTGGTGTACTACTATTTTCAGGGCTCTGTGGGGAAGCCAGCCCGTGACGGTGAGATTGCTGAGGGACCCTCACAG CTCATAGGGGAGAGCTTGAGGCCGGTGTGGGGGCCAATGGATAAGTGCTACCCTGTGACCACTCAG AGACGCAGAGTCAGGATCGGGAAGAAGCAAGCCAAG GCCATGGCCCCCAAGGCGACGGGAGGACTGAGCGGTGCTGCCCCCAAGGAGGAGACTGAGCTCCGGTCTCAGCAGGAGGGGGAGGCGAGGCCCCCAGGGGCGGAAGCTGCCGGCTGCGGCCCCGCTGTGAAGGAGGTGGCTGAGGAAGAGGCGGCAGGGACCCCAGGCTGGGAG GAGAACACGGAGGTCCAAAAGGAGGTGGCAGTGCACCCTTCTG AGGCCTCTGCGGTGGGGAGCGAGGAGCGGCCCGGGGGCGGGGTGCCCCGGCTCCTGAGGAAGCTCTGGCTGGACTGGCTTCTAGCCGCTGACGTCCCGAAGGCGCAGAACCACGAAGGACCGAAGAGCCAATAA